From a single Bacteroidales bacterium genomic region:
- a CDS encoding ATP-binding cassette domain-containing protein, translating to MDTNETIISLNHTSVYQKNILILSNVNLSISKGEFVYLIGETGSGKSSLLKILYADLPLFEGEGVIAGFNLKEIKNKDIPFLRRKIGIVFQDFQLLIDRDVNENLLFVLKATGWTDTEKMQSKIQEVLNKVGLVAKGHKMPHQLSGGEQQRVVIARALLNDPEIILADEPTGNLDPKTSEDILSLLIEISKAGKAVLMATHDYSLFNKFQSRTLKCENGSVLETHTSHQGNNISTN from the coding sequence ATGGATACAAACGAAACAATAATATCATTAAATCACACATCTGTTTATCAAAAAAACATACTGATACTTTCTAATGTAAATCTCAGTATCAGTAAAGGCGAATTTGTTTATTTAATTGGTGAAACAGGGAGTGGCAAAAGCAGCCTACTAAAAATTCTATATGCCGATTTACCTTTATTTGAAGGCGAAGGCGTTATTGCAGGATTCAATCTAAAAGAAATAAAAAATAAAGATATTCCATTCTTAAGAAGGAAAATTGGTATCGTGTTCCAGGACTTCCAGCTTTTAATTGATCGCGATGTAAATGAAAATTTATTATTTGTTTTAAAAGCAACCGGTTGGACAGATACAGAAAAAATGCAATCCAAAATACAGGAAGTACTTAATAAAGTCGGGCTTGTAGCAAAAGGGCACAAAATGCCACATCAACTTTCAGGTGGCGAACAACAACGTGTTGTTATAGCAAGAGCATTATTGAACGACCCTGAAATTATTCTTGCCGATGAGCCTACTGGAAACCTCGATCCAAAAACTTCTGAAGATATTTTATCATTGCTTATTGAAATCAGTAAAGCCGGCAAAGCTGTGCTAATGGCCACACATGACTATTCGCTGTTCAATAAATTCCAGTCAAGAACATTGAAATGCGAAAATGGTTCTGTATTGGAAACGCATACCAGTCATCAGGGAAATAATATATCGACCAACTGA
- a CDS encoding glycosyltransferase has protein sequence MHSKKKKVDIVAFDIPCPPNYGGVIDIYYKIVAFKKAGIKVNLHCFEYGRKRSMELESLCENVFYYKRDVSKTNLFRRRPYIVVTRSSEDLVRNLSKTDNPILFEGLHSCYYLDDKRLRKKRRIVRTHNIEHDYYMNLAKVEKDIFKRYYFSNEAQKLSRYEKILEHADGIAAISLHDKEYFSKKYKNVISVSAFHPNDEVNIEEGLGNYVLYHGSLSVGENNEAGLFLINEIFNDIDVPLIIAGNKPSKELRHAAEKYSNITLRTEITTADIYKLIKDAQINILPTFQATGIKLKLLSALYTGKHCIVNTPMVEDTGLESLCVIRDGNVEMKKAVLDYFARPFARNDIEKRKKLLNDSIYSTNYNINQLVDILFP, from the coding sequence ATGCATAGTAAAAAAAAGAAAGTTGATATTGTTGCCTTTGATATTCCTTGTCCTCCTAACTATGGTGGAGTGATAGATATCTATTATAAAATTGTTGCTTTTAAGAAAGCAGGTATCAAAGTAAACCTACATTGTTTTGAATATGGGAGAAAGCGTTCGATGGAGCTTGAAAGTCTTTGCGAAAATGTTTTTTATTATAAACGAGATGTGTCTAAAACCAATCTTTTTCGCAGACGCCCGTATATAGTGGTAACACGAAGCTCCGAAGACCTGGTAAGGAACCTGTCAAAAACGGATAACCCTATTCTTTTTGAAGGATTGCATAGCTGTTATTACCTTGATGACAAACGCCTCAGAAAGAAAAGAAGAATAGTTCGTACGCATAATATTGAACATGATTATTACATGAACCTGGCTAAAGTGGAAAAGGATATTTTTAAAAGATATTATTTTTCTAATGAAGCACAGAAGCTGAGCCGCTACGAAAAAATTCTCGAACATGCTGATGGTATTGCTGCCATTTCACTTCACGATAAAGAATATTTTTCAAAAAAATATAAAAATGTAATTTCTGTATCAGCCTTTCATCCGAACGATGAAGTCAATATCGAGGAAGGTCTTGGGAATTATGTGTTATATCATGGAAGCCTTTCGGTCGGTGAAAATAATGAAGCCGGTCTTTTCCTTATAAACGAAATTTTTAATGATATTGATGTACCCTTGATTATTGCTGGTAATAAACCATCCAAAGAGCTGCGTCATGCGGCCGAGAAATACAGCAATATCACATTAAGAACTGAAATAACTACCGCAGATATTTATAAGTTGATAAAAGATGCGCAGATAAATATTCTTCCTACATTTCAGGCTACGGGTATAAAATTAAAATTATTATCTGCTCTGTACACAGGAAAGCATTGTATTGTAAATACTCCGATGGTAGAAGATACAGGTCTTGAATCATTATGCGTTATTCGTGATGGAAATGTTGAAATGAAAAAAGCAGTACTCGACTATTTTGCTCGTCCATTTGCCCGTAATGATATTGAAAAAAGAAAAAAACTGCTGAACGATAGCATCTATTCAACAAATTATAATATCAATCAGTTGGTCGATATATTATTTCCCTGA
- a CDS encoding glycosyltransferase, which yields MKKAIVSVINDLSTDKRVNRTCITLTKLGFDVLLVGRKQRKSLPLNHREYSTERMFLLFEKGFLFYAEYNFRLFLFLMFKKCDLLVSNDLDTLLPNYLVKKIRKKGLVYDSHEYYTGVPELEGRPFVKKFWKHIEKWIFPNLSDIITVNDSIAKLYHDEYGNEIKVVRNIPEVKAHIDFKSKNDLGIIENKNIILLQGSGINVDRGAEELVLAMQYVNEAVLYIIGGGDVIDILKQMVHEKNLEKKVFFIPRQPMEKLVQYTVHADLGLTLDKNTNINYRYSLPNKLFDYIYAGVPVLASPLVEVKKIIEQYKIGECIENHEPKHIAEKINGMLVNKEKLLRYKENCNIAKNKLNWELEEKVLKNVFEKYA from the coding sequence TTGAAAAAAGCAATCGTATCGGTAATAAATGATTTAAGCACCGACAAGCGCGTAAACCGTACCTGTATTACATTAACGAAACTCGGGTTTGATGTATTACTGGTCGGACGTAAGCAAAGAAAAAGTCTGCCTTTAAATCACAGGGAATACTCTACTGAGCGAATGTTCCTTTTGTTTGAAAAAGGTTTTTTATTTTATGCGGAATACAATTTTCGTTTATTTTTATTTTTAATGTTTAAAAAATGTGACCTGCTTGTATCAAATGACCTGGATACCTTACTTCCGAATTATCTTGTAAAAAAAATCAGAAAGAAAGGTTTAGTTTACGATTCGCATGAATATTATACCGGTGTTCCTGAACTTGAAGGAAGACCATTTGTGAAAAAATTCTGGAAGCATATTGAGAAATGGATATTTCCTAATTTATCAGATATCATTACTGTTAACGATTCCATTGCAAAATTGTACCATGATGAATATGGAAATGAAATAAAAGTTGTAAGAAATATTCCTGAAGTAAAGGCGCATATTGATTTCAAATCAAAAAATGATTTAGGAATTATTGAAAACAAAAATATTATTTTGTTGCAAGGCTCTGGTATCAATGTCGACAGGGGCGCTGAAGAATTAGTTCTTGCAATGCAATATGTAAATGAAGCCGTACTATATATCATTGGCGGAGGTGATGTAATTGATATATTAAAACAAATGGTACATGAAAAAAATTTGGAGAAAAAAGTATTTTTCATTCCGCGTCAACCAATGGAGAAGCTTGTGCAATACACTGTTCATGCTGATTTAGGTTTAACTCTTGATAAAAATACAAATATAAATTACCGATACAGTTTACCTAATAAATTGTTCGATTATATATATGCTGGTGTTCCGGTGCTTGCATCACCACTTGTTGAAGTGAAAAAAATTATTGAACAATATAAAATCGGTGAATGTATTGAAAATCATGAGCCGAAACATATTGCGGAAAAGATAAACGGAATGCTTGTTAATAAAGAAAAACTTTTACGTTATAAAGAAAATTGTAATATTGCAAAAAATAAATTGAATTGGGAATTAGAAGAAAAAGTGTTGAAGAATGTTTTTGAAAAGTATGCATAG
- the murB gene encoding UDP-N-acetylmuramate dehydrogenase: protein MIILENVSLKPYNTFGIDAEARAFAELNTLQDIQTFLNTARYKSRQKLILGGGSNILFTNDFNGVVVKINTKGIIKVKESEQNIWLNVQSGVVWNDFVNYCIENNFGGIENLALIPGNVGSCPIQNIGAYGVEVKDCIESVEVIDIKSLQMYEIPNKDCKFGYRSSIFKNELKGKIIILSVTFKLTKQHHLHLEYGAIREELSRTGISQPTLKNIAEAVCNIRNCKLPDPKDIGNSGSFFKNPSITGKEFLKLKSSYPAIPSYSQTDGTYKIPAGWLIEQCGWKGYREGDAGVHEKQALVLVNYGNASGNDILQLAKKIQTSVKEKFSIELEIEVNIIS from the coding sequence ATGATTATTTTAGAGAATGTTTCATTAAAACCCTATAATACGTTTGGTATTGATGCAGAAGCGAGAGCTTTTGCAGAGCTGAATACATTACAGGATATTCAAACCTTTTTGAACACAGCCCGGTATAAAAGCAGGCAAAAGCTGATACTTGGTGGAGGCAGCAATATTCTTTTCACTAACGACTTTAACGGAGTAGTTGTAAAAATAAATACAAAAGGGATTATAAAAGTTAAAGAATCGGAACAAAATATTTGGCTGAATGTTCAGTCCGGTGTAGTGTGGAACGATTTTGTAAATTACTGTATTGAAAATAATTTCGGAGGAATAGAAAACCTCGCACTTATTCCCGGAAACGTTGGCAGTTGCCCGATTCAGAATATCGGAGCTTATGGTGTTGAAGTAAAAGACTGCATCGAATCGGTTGAAGTAATTGATATAAAAAGCTTGCAGATGTATGAAATTCCAAACAAAGATTGTAAGTTTGGATATAGAAGCAGCATTTTCAAAAATGAATTAAAAGGAAAAATAATCATCCTTTCGGTTACATTCAAACTTACCAAACAACATCATTTACATCTTGAATATGGCGCCATTCGTGAAGAGTTAAGCAGAACAGGAATCTCACAGCCTACGTTAAAAAATATTGCTGAAGCTGTGTGCAATATCCGAAACTGCAAATTACCCGATCCAAAAGATATTGGCAATTCGGGAAGTTTTTTTAAAAACCCCTCCATCACAGGAAAAGAATTCTTAAAATTAAAATCATCATATCCCGCAATCCCCTCCTATTCCCAAACTGACGGCACTTATAAAATCCCGGCAGGCTGGTTAATTGAGCAATGCGGTTGGAAAGGTTATCGTGAAGGCGATGCAGGTGTTCACGAAAAACAGGCATTAGTGCTGGTAAATTACGGTAATGCTTCAGGTAATGACATTTTACAACTTGCAAAAAAAATTCAAACCTCCGTAAAGGAAAAATTTTCTATAGAACTTGAAATCGAAGTGAATATCATTTCCTGA
- a CDS encoding DUF3857 domain-containing protein: MKQIFLTLLIFITLSINLFSQDYTASQISSNMKEDASAVIRYDQTDIIIESSGKFNEKRKSVITVLNKNGDNYAVFMEPYDKYSKISVAYAKVMNENGAIIKEIKKTDFKDYSSYSEYTLYSDNRVIYYKPLVNEYPYTVEYEWLVKYSSTMYLPKWIPQSSPDISVEKSVFNISTPKEMAFRFKEFNLTRTAGINYEKDQDTYSWTVENLPAFEAEPYSTNLIEILPAVFIAPNKFELENFSGSMESWEDFGKWIKKLNTEKQNLDDSTVAKLNRQAGSITNKKEIVKTLYEYLQSKTRYVSVQLGIGGFQPVDAATVKKLGYGDCKALSNYMIALLNAVGIKSYYTLIKAGNNKNVIPDFPGLQFNHVIVCVPIEKDTIWLECTNQHNPFGYIGGFTDNRYALVINENGGNLVHTKHYLEKDNSSTSTVLIKVNSDGNADASIKSTSSGLNYYSCADMLTQTKEEQKKSLYNNLNISDFEINDFNLEKTSNDIPTVKGNYNLLLKQFASLSSTRITIPLNYKNYNVEIPEKLKKRKSKIEIQNSYFYSDTITYVLPDSFKVEFKPAVVDLSMPFGDFTTQIKELNYNVVRYIRTLKIYEGKFSPGIYEDFIQFFKYIDISDKNKFVFIHR, translated from the coding sequence ATGAAACAAATATTTCTAACTCTATTAATTTTTATTACATTATCAATAAATTTATTTTCGCAGGATTACACTGCATCACAGATTTCATCCAACATGAAAGAAGATGCTTCGGCTGTGATACGATATGATCAAACAGACATTATAATTGAATCGTCAGGGAAATTTAATGAGAAAAGAAAATCTGTTATAACCGTGCTGAATAAGAATGGAGATAATTATGCAGTATTCATGGAACCCTACGATAAATACAGCAAAATATCGGTTGCATATGCAAAGGTGATGAATGAGAACGGAGCAATTATAAAAGAAATTAAAAAAACGGATTTCAAAGATTACAGTTCTTATTCCGAATATACATTATACAGCGACAACAGGGTTATTTATTACAAGCCATTGGTAAATGAATATCCATATACTGTAGAATATGAATGGCTGGTAAAATATAGTTCCACAATGTATCTGCCAAAATGGATACCTCAAAGTTCACCTGATATTTCTGTCGAGAAATCCGTTTTTAATATTTCTACGCCAAAAGAAATGGCTTTCCGTTTCAAAGAATTTAATCTTACAAGAACAGCCGGAATCAATTACGAAAAAGATCAAGATACTTATTCATGGACTGTCGAAAATTTGCCTGCATTCGAAGCAGAACCTTATTCTACAAACCTTATTGAAATTTTACCGGCAGTATTTATCGCTCCCAATAAATTTGAACTGGAGAATTTTTCAGGCAGTATGGAATCGTGGGAAGATTTTGGAAAATGGATAAAAAAATTAAATACAGAGAAGCAAAACCTTGATGATTCAACAGTTGCTAAATTAAACAGGCAGGCAGGCAGTATTACAAATAAAAAAGAAATTGTAAAAACATTATACGAATATCTTCAATCAAAAACAAGGTATGTAAGTGTGCAGCTTGGCATTGGCGGATTTCAGCCTGTTGATGCGGCAACAGTAAAAAAGTTGGGCTATGGCGATTGCAAAGCTTTAAGTAATTATATGATTGCATTACTCAATGCTGTTGGAATAAAATCTTATTACACTTTGATCAAAGCAGGAAATAACAAGAATGTCATTCCCGATTTTCCGGGCTTACAATTTAACCATGTTATCGTTTGTGTTCCTATCGAGAAAGACACGATCTGGCTTGAATGTACTAATCAGCACAATCCTTTTGGTTATATAGGAGGGTTTACTGATAACAGGTATGCTCTGGTGATAAATGAGAACGGAGGAAATTTAGTTCATACAAAGCACTATTTGGAAAAAGATAATTCAAGCACCAGCACAGTATTAATAAAAGTTAATTCGGATGGAAATGCAGATGCTTCAATAAAATCAACAAGTTCAGGACTCAATTATTATTCCTGTGCTGATATGCTAACGCAAACTAAAGAGGAACAAAAAAAATCGCTTTACAATAATTTAAATATTTCCGATTTCGAAATCAATGATTTTAATCTTGAAAAAACATCGAACGATATTCCTACGGTAAAAGGAAATTATAATTTGCTTTTAAAACAATTTGCATCATTAAGTTCAACACGAATTACCATTCCATTAAATTATAAAAACTATAATGTTGAAATTCCTGAAAAGCTTAAGAAACGTAAATCTAAAATTGAAATTCAAAATTCATATTTCTATTCCGATACAATAACCTATGTTTTGCCTGATAGTTTTAAAGTTGAATTTAAACCGGCTGTTGTGGATCTAAGTATGCCTTTCGGTGATTTCACTACCCAGATAAAAGAGTTAAACTACAATGTAGTAAGATATATCAGGACACTCAAAATTTATGAAGGAAAATTTTCACCGGGTATTTATGAAGATTTTATTCAGTTTTTTAAATACATTGATATTTCAGATAAAAATAAATTTGTATTCATTCACAGATAA
- a CDS encoding S8/S53 family peptidase, whose protein sequence is MVNRIFLFVILFFYIQITFSQNNNNTSRLSPLTRKFLSESEKNIDKSNYIFKKINGKNYLSALIKVSDNTDISRLSKLDILIGTKAGNIWTVQIPPENLEAFASIKEIEYIQLDEPVFINLDSARHDTHTDSVHQGIQLPQAYTGKNVVVGIIDAGFDYTHPAFLDTSGNNYRIKKVWELKETGTPPSGYTYGNEITDSAALFNDGYDVNTFSHGSHVAGIAAGSGYGSSSDNKKYRGIAFESDLIFVGIRPEQSEWTNTGASSIIDGINYIFDYAESVGKPAVANLSWGCTVGPHDGTSLFSQAVDNLTGEGKIFVCAAGNNGATNIHLGKKFSANDTLLKTVVSFSTYMSAKKTWVDAWGDASENFCSKLTLCNGATPVDSTEFICLDNNIHNIILKASTGDTCFATITTSASDFNGKPRIFFDFFNKSANRILITIKANSGTVNMWMGYVLDYTGYYGNFIAGGITGSENGNKDMTISDFASTHSAISAAAYVSKVKFTNIDGQINTYTGYTEGNITSFSSHGPAADSLTKPDIAAPGMTIASSINSFDTNYDAGGTDRVYVVTCYNDTVNSHNYCYAVMSGTSMASPMTSGIIALMLEANPSLTPGLVKYILQSTAITDSYTGVIPSEGSSIWGYGKINAYAAVKKSWTDVNVNNISNTELNYMIYPNPNNGNFSIDYISKTDEEINISIIDILGKNILSENWKVNTGINSERFNFSDVTTGIYFIKISSLEGTSVYKMIVK, encoded by the coding sequence ATGGTAAACAGAATTTTTCTTTTCGTTATTTTATTTTTCTACATTCAGATTACCTTTTCACAAAATAATAATAACACATCCCGGTTATCTCCGCTGACCAGAAAATTTTTATCTGAATCGGAAAAAAATATTGATAAAAGTAATTATATCTTTAAAAAAATAAACGGGAAAAATTATTTAAGCGCTTTAATCAAAGTGAGTGATAATACGGATATTTCCAGGCTTTCAAAACTGGATATACTTATTGGCACAAAAGCCGGAAATATATGGACTGTTCAAATCCCACCCGAAAACCTTGAAGCATTTGCTTCGATAAAAGAAATAGAATACATTCAACTTGACGAACCGGTTTTCATTAACCTCGACAGCGCCCGTCATGATACGCATACCGACTCCGTACACCAGGGTATTCAATTACCACAGGCATACACCGGGAAAAATGTTGTAGTTGGTATCATTGATGCTGGTTTTGATTACACGCATCCTGCTTTCCTCGATACAAGCGGAAATAATTACCGCATTAAAAAAGTATGGGAACTTAAAGAAACAGGAACACCACCATCAGGATATACATACGGAAATGAAATAACTGATTCGGCTGCATTATTCAATGATGGCTATGATGTGAATACATTTTCACATGGTTCGCATGTTGCAGGAATAGCCGCAGGTTCGGGCTATGGCAGCAGTAGCGATAATAAAAAATACAGAGGCATTGCTTTTGAAAGCGATTTGATTTTTGTTGGAATCAGGCCGGAACAAAGCGAATGGACAAATACAGGTGCCAGCTCAATTATTGATGGAATAAATTATATTTTTGATTATGCAGAATCTGTCGGCAAGCCTGCTGTTGCCAATTTAAGCTGGGGCTGTACAGTTGGTCCGCATGATGGCACTTCATTATTCAGCCAGGCAGTTGATAATCTTACCGGAGAAGGAAAAATATTTGTTTGCGCTGCAGGAAATAACGGGGCAACAAATATTCACCTTGGAAAAAAATTCAGCGCTAATGATACCTTACTTAAAACGGTTGTAAGTTTTTCGACATACATGAGCGCCAAGAAAACATGGGTAGATGCATGGGGTGATGCATCAGAAAATTTCTGTTCAAAACTTACCTTATGTAATGGCGCAACCCCGGTAGATTCTACAGAGTTTATTTGTCTCGATAATAATATTCATAACATTATTCTTAAAGCTTCCACAGGCGATACTTGTTTTGCAACTATTACAACATCTGCATCTGACTTCAATGGAAAGCCAAGAATATTCTTTGATTTTTTTAATAAATCAGCTAACCGTATTCTTATTACAATAAAAGCAAACAGTGGAACGGTAAACATGTGGATGGGCTATGTTCTGGATTATACTGGCTACTATGGAAATTTTATTGCAGGCGGAATTACCGGCAGTGAAAATGGGAATAAAGATATGACCATAAGCGATTTTGCTTCTACACATTCAGCAATATCTGCTGCGGCATATGTTTCAAAAGTAAAATTCACCAATATCGACGGACAAATCAATACTTACACCGGTTATACTGAAGGGAACATTACATCTTTCTCGAGTCATGGACCTGCTGCTGACAGCCTTACAAAACCTGATATTGCAGCTCCCGGAATGACCATTGCTTCTTCAATTAATTCATTTGACACCAACTATGATGCAGGAGGTACTGACAGGGTTTATGTTGTTACCTGTTATAACGACACGGTAAATAGCCATAATTATTGTTATGCCGTTATGAGTGGTACTTCTATGGCATCGCCAATGACTTCAGGAATTATTGCATTGATGCTTGAAGCAAATCCTTCCCTTACTCCCGGTTTGGTAAAATATATTTTGCAGTCAACCGCAATCACTGATAGTTATACAGGGGTTATTCCTTCTGAAGGAAGTAGTATTTGGGGATATGGAAAAATAAATGCTTATGCAGCTGTAAAGAAATCATGGACCGATGTCAATGTAAATAATATTTCAAACACCGAACTGAATTACATGATATATCCGAATCCCAACAACGGGAACTTCAGTATTGATTATATTTCCAAAACGGATGAAGAAATAAATATTTCTATTATTGATATTCTTGGAAAAAATATTTTATCCGAAAACTGGAAAGTAAATACAGGCATTAATTCTGAAAGATTTAATTTTTCAGATGTAACAACAGGAATTTATTTCATTAAAATTTCTTCTTTAGAAGGAACATCCGTTTATAAAATGATCGTAAAATAA